AGTACTGATTTTCCTTACTAGACACTTGCCAAATGTCAGGACCAGCCTTATGTGCCTCACAAAATTTGGCATACTTCTTATTCTCCTCTAGTTTCTCTGAATAGTTGGGTGTGATCATCCACCTACTGTTCTCTGTTTTTTCCCTAGTCTTCTGCCTTTTGATCATCTGCTTAGTCCTAATTCTTTCAAACATAGTCCTAATTGGTTTGGCCCTAACATCAAGGATCATTTTGTTGAAAACCTCACTAAGGTTGTTCACAACAAGATCAGTTTTGCAATTGTAATCCATTGCAGACCTACACCAAGTCTCCTTTGGAATTTTTGTAAGCCACTTCCAGGCATCCTCACACTCTGCTTTAAGCTCTGCCATTGCTAATTCATGGCCATGTTTGGTGAATGAGTAGCTTGCCTGATCTACTAGCTTTTTTAGTTCTGCTCCTCTGAAACCAGCTGACTGAAAATTTGCATATATGTGCCTGAGGCAGTATCTCTGAGGGGAATCAGGGAACACCTCATTTATAGCCTTAAGAAGACCCTGATTGTAAATTAATAACCATGGTCATGAACAAAAAGAAATAAAGCCAGTAATAACTATATTTATCTGAACTACTGGCTAAGATAGGTTGCATACCTTTTGCCTGTCAGAAATAATGGTGTAGGTTCCAAATTTGCTTCCACTTCCAATGCAAAATCTTAGCTGGGTTAGGAACCATGTCCAACTCTCTGAATCTTCCTTATCAACCACACCAAAGGCTATGGGGTAGATGTTGTTGTTGCCATCTCTTCCTGTGGCTGCAAGAATCTGCTGTCCAGTGGTTAGCTTGATGAAGCAACCATCAAGCCCTATAAAGGGCCTGCAACCATTAAGAAATCCTTGCTTTGATGCATGCAAGCAGTAGAACATGTACTTAAATCTAGGAGTTGGGGCAGGGTTTTCTGGATCCTCAAATGTTGTAACTATACACCTGCTACCAGGGTTTGTATCAATAACTGCTTGTAGGTAGTCCCTCAGTCTATAGTACTGCTCCTTCTGGTCACCTTGTACAACCTTAATAGCCTTCCTCCTTGCCCTATAGGCCACACTCTTTGATACATCAACTGAAAACTTGACTTTGCTGTTTTTAATAAGTGAATCCACAGGTGCTCTAGGATCTGCTCTAAGAGAAGGCTCAACTGCTTTGGAAAGCCACTTAGTAGTAACCTTTGTGTTCTCTGCTAATGCTGGACAAGTGTGCTCCATGTTACACTTCTTAATGCAAAATGTTCTTTCATGAGCTATCCTGGAGGCACACATGTAAAATTCACATCCATGCTCTCTCTGTGAACACCAAACAATAATTCTTGTTGGAGTGTTCCTGTGGTAGTGAAAAGATCTCAAAGTCCTTATATGAAAATCTCTTAATGCTTCTCTGAACTGGTAAACAGAATCAAAACACAAGCTCTTGCACAAGAGTAAATGTGGATTGGGAATTGAGGGGTCAAAATATACCCTTTCCTTCATCTTTTTCTTACTACTCTTTGTCTTTGGCTTCTTCATGAGGTATGGTAGTTCaacttcatcttcttcttcctcatcacATATGCCTGCATCACCAGCAAAACAAAACTCATCTGCTTCAGGAAACCAATCTTCAAAACGTTTTTTCTCTACCTCATTGTGACATCTGCTAGTTGGACCAGGGTTCTTCACATGTTTCACAATAGCAGTAGTTTGCAATGTTGTTTCCTCTTCAGAGCCACACTCTATTTCCATTTGTTGAACAGCTTCAGCACTCCCATCTGAATGAACTGAATCATCAGAACAAAATTCATACACTTCAGTGTCTCCTTCAAAGTGGTTCAAATCTGCCCCTCTTTGAATCCTGCTCCTCTCAAGCTGAGCCTTTCTATCATCTATCTCATTCTGAAGCTCAGATTGCTCCACAACCTTTTTCAAACAACAACTCTCTTGAGTGTTCATGTAATTCTGATTAGCTTGTGTACTTATTCCAGGTTCAACATCTCTCCCAACCCTTATGTTCACAACCTTGACATGATTAAAAAACTCCAACATTTCATGAACACTAGCTACATTACCTAAATACTTTACTCTTTCAGATCCAATTTCCTCCTCCTTCACATAGTACATGTAATCACTCTGCCCATACCCTTCACTAGCAATGAGTGATTGTAGAGTAAGAAAAGATATATCTGACTCATATATACCCCTTTTCACAGGGTTTCTTCCTTCTAAATGAAACCATATCTCCCACTTCTTGTCAGCAAAACTGCACAAATAGGTTCTCATGAATTGAATTGAAAttgacagagctacaagtgcaaTACAGTTTACTACACATGTCCAACAAACAGAAACAAACACATCTTACTAATTTGCCAGATTGAAGCAGCTAACCAATTTGCCAGATTGAAGCAGCTAACCTAGCAGATGATATTTCCATACCTGCAACCCATTGCGATGACTGGGCAAGCTGTGCCTCCTGCTGCTGCGAGCCGGCCTACGTCGAGAAACTGGTGCTCCCCAACCAATTGTCGACTGAGCCCGCAGCGTCCAAACTTGTGCCACTGCCGCCTCCACCACCCATATCGCCCACGCCCCGCTCCGGAACCACCGACGACATGGCGGCCGCCACCTAGTTCAgagagagggaggagggagagagtGCAGCGAGAGGGGAACGGATCAGATCTTGACCCGCACCCGACCGACAGTCGCCGTTCCGACAGCGGACGGGCCGTTAACGGCCGTCAACGCACGGCGGGCGTCCGTTCGCCAGCGTGGCAATTGAATCGCGGGCCCAAGGGGTCAGATTCGGGGTTAGCGCGGCCGAAGCGAGCGATTTCGAGAGTTGGTAGTTTTTTGCCACGGTTTAGGAAAAATTTGGTAGTTTTTCGCACAAAATCGTagagtggtagttttttgtcacgTCTCCGTCAAATGTGGTAGTTTTTGGTTAAATACTCGATCTGGATCCGACATATCCGAGGGTATCAGTTTTTTATCCCTAAAAATATGATGTCAAATGTTTATTGAAGTCCTAAAACAAATGTATATTGAACACACATAATAAGTGAGAGATGCAGAGTAGGAGGATAAGCTGTCAAGGCTGACCACACATATAAGGGGTGCAGAGGAGGAGGATAATCTGAAAGGTTGGCTCCGCATAACAGGAGAAGGGTCCCGAAGACAGGTTGGCTCCGCAATTTTCATATACTAGGGCTGTACCAAAATATGGCCTGCAAAAAGTCTTATATTTTGATACAAAAGGAGTATATCAGTAGAGGGATAGGCACTAGTAATACAATATATgggttatgattttttttttgctATTCTTGATTATTCAACATGGTGGCGGTTATAGGTTGATGGTTATAGGTTGCTTTGGTATCACCAGTAAAACTGTGTTTTTCTGTTCTTGATTATCCATGTGATAGTGGCATGATCCATTGGTGTGTGTCTTAACATTGAATCATATGCTAAATTTTAATACTTATAAATCTTATATCTTatcttatatatatatacactaaTTGGAAGCACCTTTCAAGCCTTCTTATTAATTCACATCATCAAAATTAATTACACCGTTGGATAATAGAATTTACGTCTAAGATGAAAGGATAACTTATGTAACATAGACGGTCATGCCATAAGAAAAAAAGCATCTGACACGTTCAATGTTTGagaaacaaaaaaaaggaaagcAGCCACGTTTTTTCTAAAAACTCCACGGTtggaaaggaaaaagaaaataacaGATTGCATCTGACACGTTCAACATTTTTTTTAAACACGTCTAACATTGGTGAAATAAAAAAACGTTGGAGAGACAATACAAGGAAATCATCCAGGGTCTTTTTTAAGGATAGCCTCCTTACATATTAACTTCAAagatgaaaagaaaagaaaaagattgcatcgacggatggaaaggaaaaaaaataacaGATTGCGTCTGACACGTTCAGTGTTTCTTTTCTTGAGGGAAAAAGTCCATTTTAAACCCTAAACTCGTAGAGGTTTGGCGAAATGAATCCTCAAGTTAAAATCCCGGTCGATTGCACCCTGAACTATGCAATCCCGGTCTAAATCGAACCTTGACATGGTTTGATACATAAAAACGCTGATGTGGCAGGGATTTGTCTGGCTTGCGGGCCAAGCAGCAGCGATGTTGACCACAGCGcgcactgggccggcccatcatACTCTTTTTTCTTTACGTTTTTCTGCAAAACGTTTCAAAAAACGTGCGCCATGACGTTTCGAACCCAGCACCTCACAGGCAATGTACGAGTGCGCTAACCATCCAGGAAAACATCCGCTTCGTCATAGTTTATTCTTCCATTCTATTTTTAGTAACGATCAATTTTTTGTGCTAGATTCCAGCTTGTTTGCTTTTTTGTGccatttttcttcttttttcaatTTCGTGAACTTTTCTCGAGTTTATGAATTTTTTTCGTTTCTGTGAACTTTTTTCCGAATcttttgaattcatgaactttttcaaattcaatgaacttgttttcaaaataatgaaaattttctaaatttgatgaacttttcaaGTTGACTAACTTTTCaatgaatttgtttttttttgcctgtTAAAATGTCTTTTTTCTGTTACACTGCTAAAAAAAGGTGTGCACATAAGGTGTTTTGAACTTGCAACCTCCCCCTTTTGGTGCAAAAACTGTCCTTACCAACCACGCCACCTCACCTCTTGTGAATAATTTATTCCAATTTCTTAGCTTTTTTTCGTTTTTATCTAATGCGTGAAACTTTTTACAGAACTCGTGGACTTTTTTTGAATCCGTGGACTTTTTTCAAATCCACGAACTCTTTTCATTTTTACAACTTCTTTCAAAATTCCGAGAATTTTTCTTTTGAAAATTTGTGAACTTCTTTTGAAAACATTTGAATTTATTTCTAAATCCGTGAAATTTTTATTAAAAAATTGCggcctttttttccttttgaaaaATTGGTTCACGAGGTTTTTTTTCCTTTGGTATTCCCTACTAAGATGTCCATGAAtttaacaaaaaataaaaaacgaaaaatataaataaaaagaacagaaaaagaaagaagaaaaagaagaaacaggGATAATGTGAACAATGATGTGCTGTCCAGGTGGTTACTTCCGTCGACTAACAGCAGCAGGTCGCGGGTTCTAGTCACCCTACGTGCTCCTTTTTTGCAGTTTTAAAGAATAAAAAAAACGGCGCGTtttaaaagaaagaaaaagaaaactaaagCGGGCCGGCCCAATGGGGAACAGTGCGGCGAAATGGCACCAATCCCGGCCATCCTGTGACAGGTCGTTGATCTTGGTTTGCCAAACGACTCCTGGGTTCAGTTTAGACCGGGATTGCATAGTTCGGGGTGCAATCGACCGGGATTTCGACTTGAGGGTTTGTTTCGCCGAACCTTTACGAATTCAGGGTTTAAAATGAACTTTTTCCTTTCTTGAGGAAACACATTCAATACTGGTGGAAAAAAAGGAAAGCATCCACGATTTCTTTTTTAACGATAGCCTCCTACCATATAAACTCCATGGATGAAAAGAAAGAAAGATTGCATCTGACGTCGGTGAATCAAAAGGAAAGCATCCACGGTTTCTTAAAATAAGGATAGCCTCCTTCTATAAAAATTTCACCGacgaaaagaaaataaaatcCATTTAATGACCATCGGAATTCCGGCAATAAAATCTTTTCCCGATTCAAAGAGAAAATCATTCACGGAAAAAAGTAAAAACATCTCTTCATCGAGTCCTTGGCCGCTGAAACTTACAATATAAATTGTTCCGTCCAAAAAAACAAACATTTGACACGTACAAGTACACATATGTTGGTGACAGGACCATACATGTACGTGGATACTTAGTTGTAATCCATCACACTAATTTATGCTAAAAGAATCTATGGATACTTAGTTGTAATCCATCACACAAATTTATACAAAAAAAAATCTTTTTTTGCGAATAAAAAGAAACTATCACACTAATTGTCCTACACGGAGCACATACATGTGTATATCTACCAGGGAATCTCATATGTACTTATGCTACAGACACGTACAGTTGGTGTTAAAAGAAAGGAAATCATCCATCGGTTCCTTAAAAACGATAATCTCCTTGCATAATAAAAACTCAAAAGGACAGATCCATTTGACGTCCATTAAAAGTCCATAAATTCCCCGCAGAAAAAGTCCATAAATAGATTCTTCTACCAACTGAGAAAGGAAAAAATACTCACGCAAAAAAGGAAAAACATCTCCCTAAAAAAAGGAAATCTACGTAACATATACTCTAGAATTGGTTTCATATGATTCATTGGACGTACTGATTGCCAATACGTATTTGCATATATAGCACGGCTATGCATGTCTTTTTTTATCCTTATAACAAAGACAAAAATTAGCCAATAAAACATCTTTATATCCGTATAAATTAGTGCATCAACAAAAAGAATTTGGAGGTGTCATGCGCCACAAAGATCTCATATAAACACATGATTGTCTATGCGTTatattagatatatatatatatagtatggATAGAAAAATGTAATTTTCCATCCATGTTAATCATAACAGAATTTTTTTAAGAATTCATTGGTACACACAAAAACTTCTAATGTGAATAATCTATGGTTCTTATAGTATAATGAGAATATAGAACTTCCATACATATATTATTTGCTAGGATATCATGTATGTTGACCGAAAGTtatgcatgcatgtgtccatTATTGTGTATAGAAACAAAGTTTTTATAATTCTACCATTCTTCCGTGGCAAAAAAACATGTATTTCTTCTTTTAGGTTAACTAAGAAAGGCTACAATAGAACACTTGACCTTTATGCCTTTTAGAAACTTATAGATCACGAGTGCATGATACACACAATAACTTTTGCATTCGTAACCATGTTTTCTaccaacataaaaaaatacctTATATAACCTTCATAAAGTAGCACATCCATATTTCCACAAATCTTCTATAAATCTGACGTGATTTGCCATCACACAGCGATATTTTTTATACTGTCGTCACACAATTGGACATAAACAATCAATCACAAAATAGTCAAAGCAATGTAACTTCATTGGATCCAATGTGCATGTGTAATAATAATAACCTATATCAAGATATCCAAATGATTGTTTCATATTTCTAATTTGTCAAAAATATGTTATATCTGATATTAAAAATGCTAGCCCGTGCAGGTgcacgggttgacgactagtTGGCTGAATTCGGTATTATTTTGATAAAACCATGTTTTACTAGTGATCTATGTGCATTGCCTTAATTTAATACGATAGGATTTTCTTGTGCACTTTACCATACACCTAAATGGGCACCTAAATTTAAGTTCCTTCAAATAAGCTAATGAGGAAGAATATAAATAGGAAGCAAAGATTTTGATATATACGCACAAGGTCTCAATATCATTTTGTCTCAAGAGATGTTGTAGCTGAAATGGAATACAACCAAACATGCCCGAGCgcaacaaaacaaaaaacaaagacTGCAAAGAGGCTACCACTTTGCTCCAAAATCAGTAAAGACATCCCATTTGTATCCTAACCCTCATGCATCAACAATCCCACAAATTCATATGACGGTGAACAACATGATATGTTCGGTTAATCAATTTGAAACAGCCCATGTTGGGACTTATAATAGCATGCAAGAAAGTGTTTCACCTTTTGTTCATCGGCAACTAACCTGTGGATGCTGGAGAtgaagagctcgttgtaaatggttacacCGATGCTAGCTTCATGACTGATATAGATGACTATATATAAGGGCCTGTTCGATAGTTATCTAGCTTCTTGATCCATCAAATCCTCAGTGGATCTGCGCCGAACAGTCCGGCTCCCAGAAGCTGCCTTCCCGGATCGGATGAGGTTTTACGTGTAAAAAACTGGAGCAACGTTTTGGGTGATCCCAGGAAAAACGAGATCTGGAGTTAGCCTAATTTATGAACGAATGCCACCGCCAAGTGACTCCACGGGCGCGTACCAGTTCACTACATTCTCTCTCCCCTCTCCTGATATGGTAGCTCTCATGAACGAGCCACCTTACCTCACTAATGGGCCAACTTCGCTCCTTCCTGGGCTGGCGGCCCGTACAAAAAATAGAAGCTGAATCAATGGCATCGAACAATTTTCTTAGCGATGATTCGGCCGGTAGAAGTGGGAAGCTGGCATGCGGAGTGGGAGCTGAAGATTTTGCGAAGCTG
This sequence is a window from Aegilops tauschii subsp. strangulata cultivar AL8/78 chromosome 7, Aet v6.0, whole genome shotgun sequence. Protein-coding genes within it:
- the LOC120968558 gene encoding uncharacterized protein — protein: MSSVVPERGVGDMGGGGGSGTSLDAAGSVDNCFADKKWEIWFHLEGRNPVKRGIYESDISFLTLQSLIASEGYGQSDYMYYVKEEEIGSERVKYLGNVASVHEMLEFFNHVKVVNIRVGRDVEPGISTQANQNYMNTQESCCLKKVVEQSELQNEIDDRKAQLERSRIQRGADLNHFEGDTEVYEFCSDDSVHSDGSAEAVQQMEIECGSEEETTLQTTAIVKHVKNPGPTSRCHNEVEKKRFEDWFPEADEFCFAGDAGICDEEEEDEVELPYLMKKPKTKSSKKKMKERVYFDPSIPNPHLLLCKSLCFDSVYQFREALRDFHIRTLRSFHYHRNTPTRIIVWCSQREHGCEFYMCASRIAHERTFCIKKCNMEHTCPALAENTKVTTKWLSKAVEPSLRADPRAPVDSLIKNSKVKFSVDVSKSVAYRARRKAIKVVQGDQKEQYYRLRDYLQAVIDTNPGSRCIVTTFEDPENPAPTPRFKYMFYCLHASKQGFLNGCRPFIGLDGCFIKLTTGQQILAATGRDGNNNIYPIAFGVVDKEDSESWTWFLTQLRFCIGSGSKFGTYTIISDRQKGLLKAINEVFPDSPQRYCLRHIYANFQSAGFRGAELKKLVDQASYSFTKHGHELAMAELKAECEDAWKWLTKIPKETWCRSAMDYNCKTDLVVNNLSEVFNKMILDVRAKPIRTMFERIRTKQMIKRQKTREKTENSRWMITPNYSEKLEENKKYAKFCEAHKAGPDIWQVSSKENQYYVNLATNSCDCRRWDMTGVTCSHAIAAMSKIHMHPEDYVHEFFKKPLYIEAYKDIVYPVPGPGFWPDTHTQDIEPPVFKGKAGKKQTARRKGQFEVRAPKDTSRMGTITCNNCGLQGHRYTYCGKALNPSLQMRKNLHQVI